Proteins from a genomic interval of Caulobacter sp. SL161:
- a CDS encoding TonB-dependent receptor has protein sequence MNSTKSSARARLLTTTLLAGLATVGPIAGGAIIASLTTTGAAHAQAMVQGVLVGTVRNQAGAAIPGATVVVTSKDQGLSRTLVADQSGQFRALALPSGNYSVTVTASGFQSLSAESFVALGGASSYTFTLQSDDTAVEAIVVTGASRAVSAFDSTTTGLAVDVSETARLIPVVRSAASIALLVPGVTQSDSAFGNIPTIGGASAGENTYIVNGLNITKFREFTGSSTVPFEFYKTLEVKTGGYSSEFGRGTGGVLNAVTKSGGNEWEFEITSYVEPDVLFSKAKNTYLANNSKDYRQNSDVILQAGGPIIKDRLFIYGLYNHRYRKAYDLGANSIGNRVRSTDPFWGGKVDFVINDNHRVDVTVWSDDITDETTQTTTYSSGRVNTDGVSKFKYGGTNWISRYTGVWADWLTTSLAYGVNEYNESLTSPSDSRPFITTIAGYDADGDGKLEANPGVAFPLGAINGQPQTNKDRREILRFDVDAYASFFGDHHFRFGIDQEKLESKQQLDYSGKGLNYCRPGGFPGGINCTNQVTGGLWYRYQTPFTSANIPTGRTDLIGKARRVRVRAYDNDGGWASEQNAYYLQDSWEVSDRLTLNLGIRNEAFTNKNVAGVAFVDMKNQWAPRLGFTYDVFGDRSSKFFGFYGKYYLPVAVNTNQRLAGKEFFISDTWNLDVTTGGPNDANLDGINDKTLEPILGSLVQPGTNADGTVRPIDTQVDKEIDPMYVDEYILGYEKDFGQGWTAGVTLTYRNLGTAIDDVAIDAAVLKYCAAQNISGCDSVWSGFHQYVLTNPGEDMTITLDKADLAQTSLGAGATSRVVKLSAADLKYPAPKREYIALQASIERKFDGKWGGRFSYVASETKGNYEGALKSDNGQTDPGLSQDFDQPGLVDFAYGKLPGHRAHSFKLFGTYSPMEGLLIGGNAVLESPRNFGCIGVHPTDGFAALYGSASWFCNGKPTPRGSQFKSGWLKNVDLTMNYTVPDTVLGGALSGLSLRADVFNLFNLKSELDFNEFGELTAVGELDPNYGKVSRYQSPRYVRLGVSYKF, from the coding sequence ATGAATTCAACCAAAAGCAGCGCCCGCGCGCGCCTGTTGACGACGACCCTGTTGGCCGGTTTGGCGACTGTGGGTCCTATCGCGGGCGGCGCTATCATCGCCTCGCTCACCACGACCGGCGCAGCCCATGCCCAGGCCATGGTGCAAGGCGTGCTGGTCGGTACGGTCCGGAACCAAGCCGGCGCCGCCATTCCGGGCGCCACCGTGGTGGTCACATCGAAAGACCAGGGTCTGAGCCGTACGCTGGTCGCCGACCAGTCCGGTCAGTTCCGCGCCTTGGCTCTTCCGTCCGGCAATTACTCGGTCACGGTGACGGCCTCTGGCTTCCAGTCGCTGTCGGCTGAGTCGTTCGTCGCACTGGGCGGCGCCAGCTCGTACACCTTTACGCTCCAGTCCGACGACACCGCGGTTGAAGCGATCGTCGTGACCGGCGCCAGCCGCGCCGTGTCGGCTTTCGACTCGACGACCACCGGCTTGGCCGTGGACGTTTCGGAAACCGCGCGTCTGATCCCGGTCGTCCGCAGCGCCGCTTCGATCGCGCTTCTGGTGCCCGGCGTTACGCAGTCGGACTCGGCCTTCGGCAACATCCCGACCATCGGCGGCGCCTCGGCGGGTGAAAACACCTACATCGTCAACGGCCTGAACATCACGAAGTTCCGTGAATTCACCGGCTCGAGCACGGTTCCGTTCGAGTTCTACAAGACCCTGGAAGTCAAGACCGGCGGTTACTCCTCGGAGTTCGGCCGCGGTACGGGCGGCGTGCTGAACGCCGTGACCAAGTCGGGTGGTAACGAATGGGAATTCGAGATCACCAGCTATGTTGAGCCGGACGTGCTCTTCAGCAAGGCCAAGAACACCTATCTCGCCAACAACAGCAAAGACTATCGTCAGAACAGCGACGTCATCCTTCAGGCCGGCGGCCCGATCATCAAGGATCGCCTGTTCATCTATGGTCTCTATAACCACCGCTATCGGAAGGCCTACGATCTCGGCGCCAACTCGATCGGCAATCGCGTCCGCAGCACAGACCCGTTCTGGGGCGGCAAGGTCGACTTCGTGATCAACGACAACCACCGGGTCGATGTGACCGTGTGGAGCGACGACATCACCGACGAGACCACCCAGACGACGACCTACAGCTCGGGCCGCGTCAACACCGACGGCGTCAGCAAGTTCAAGTACGGCGGCACCAACTGGATCAGCCGCTACACCGGTGTTTGGGCCGACTGGCTGACCACCTCGCTGGCCTACGGCGTCAACGAGTACAACGAGTCCCTGACCTCGCCGTCGGACAGCCGTCCTTTCATCACCACCATCGCCGGCTATGACGCTGACGGCGACGGTAAGCTGGAAGCCAATCCCGGTGTCGCCTTCCCGCTGGGCGCCATTAACGGGCAGCCGCAGACCAACAAGGACCGTCGCGAAATCCTCCGTTTCGACGTCGACGCCTATGCCAGCTTCTTCGGTGATCACCACTTCCGCTTCGGTATCGACCAGGAAAAGCTCGAGTCGAAGCAGCAGCTCGACTACTCGGGTAAGGGTCTCAACTACTGCCGTCCGGGCGGTTTCCCCGGCGGCATCAACTGCACCAACCAGGTCACGGGCGGTCTCTGGTATCGCTATCAGACGCCGTTCACCTCGGCCAACATCCCGACGGGCCGCACGGACCTGATCGGCAAGGCCCGTCGCGTCCGCGTTCGCGCCTACGACAACGACGGCGGCTGGGCTTCGGAACAGAACGCCTACTACCTGCAAGACTCGTGGGAAGTCAGCGACCGACTGACCCTGAACCTGGGCATCCGGAACGAAGCCTTCACGAACAAGAACGTCGCCGGCGTCGCGTTCGTGGACATGAAGAACCAGTGGGCGCCGCGCCTGGGCTTCACCTATGACGTCTTTGGCGATCGTTCGTCGAAGTTCTTCGGCTTCTACGGCAAGTACTACCTGCCGGTCGCTGTGAACACGAACCAACGTCTGGCCGGTAAGGAGTTCTTCATCTCCGACACCTGGAACCTCGACGTGACGACGGGCGGCCCCAACGACGCCAACCTCGACGGCATCAACGACAAGACCCTCGAGCCGATCCTCGGTTCGCTGGTGCAGCCCGGCACCAACGCCGACGGCACGGTGCGCCCGATCGACACCCAGGTCGATAAGGAAATCGACCCGATGTACGTCGATGAGTACATCCTCGGCTACGAAAAGGACTTCGGCCAGGGCTGGACCGCTGGCGTGACCCTGACCTACCGCAACCTCGGTACGGCCATCGACGACGTCGCCATCGACGCTGCGGTGCTCAAGTACTGCGCGGCGCAGAACATCTCGGGCTGCGACAGCGTCTGGTCGGGCTTCCACCAGTACGTGCTGACCAACCCTGGCGAAGACATGACCATTACGCTGGACAAGGCGGACTTGGCTCAGACCTCGCTTGGCGCGGGCGCTACCAGCCGTGTGGTGAAGCTCTCGGCAGCCGACCTGAAGTATCCCGCGCCCAAGCGTGAGTATATCGCGCTGCAGGCCAGCATCGAACGCAAGTTCGATGGCAAGTGGGGTGGTCGCTTCTCGTACGTGGCCTCGGAAACCAAGGGCAACTACGAAGGCGCGCTGAAGTCGGACAACGGCCAGACTGACCCCGGCCTGAGCCAAGACTTCGACCAGCCCGGTCTGGTGGACTTTGCCTATGGCAAACTGCCTGGCCACCGTGCGCATTCGTTCAAGCTGTTCGGCACGTACTCGCCGATGGAAGGCCTCCTGATCGGCGGTAACGCCGTGCTGGAGTCGCCGCGTAACTTCGGCTGTATCGGTGTTCACCCCACCGACGGCTTCGCTGCGCTGTACGGCTCCGCCTCGTGGTTCTGCAACGGCAAGCCGACCCCGCGCGGTTCGCAGTTCAAGTCGGGCTGGCTGAAGAACGTCGACCTGACGATGAACTACACGGTGCCGGATACGGTGCTGGGTGGCGCCCTGTCGGGTCTGAGCCTCCGGGCCGACGTGTTCAACCTGTTCAACCTGAAGTCGGAGCTGGACTTCAACGAATTCGGCGAACTGACCGCTGTCGGCGAGCTGGATCCGAACTACGGCAAGGTGAGCCGCTATCAGTCGCCGCGTTACGTGCGTCTGGGCGTCTCCTACAAGTTCTAG
- a CDS encoding TIGR01244 family sulfur transferase gives MSDFRFVTESLSVSPQVDPADMTRAAAEGFVLVINNRPDGEDPGQPSSASVEAAARAAGMDYLHVPVRGGPTPDQVEIMRAAFEAADGPVLAFCRSGTRSIVTWSIGQALAGVDRETLVAQGYAAGYDLSGVLPA, from the coding sequence ATGAGCGACTTCCGTTTCGTCACCGAATCCCTGTCCGTCAGCCCGCAGGTCGATCCGGCCGACATGACGCGCGCCGCCGCCGAAGGGTTCGTGCTGGTGATCAACAATCGTCCCGATGGCGAGGATCCCGGCCAGCCGTCCAGCGCAAGCGTGGAGGCGGCCGCCCGGGCCGCAGGCATGGACTATCTGCATGTGCCTGTGCGCGGCGGCCCGACACCGGATCAGGTGGAGATCATGCGCGCAGCGTTCGAGGCCGCCGACGGTCCGGTTCTGGCGTTCTGCCGCTCGGGCACCCGGTCGATCGTCACCTGGTCGATCGGTCAGGCGCTGGCGGGCGTGGATCGTGAGACCCTGGTCGCCCAGGGTTACGCGGCAGGATACGATCTGTCGGGCGTGCTGCCCGCCTAG
- a CDS encoding tetratricopeptide repeat-containing sulfotransferase family protein translates to MAAFEGRQRRDTAAALRRLVESGAPLGPRWPALARLGMAIGEAQLAIAASDAWARLEPADLSRRVTHAALLAQLGKVEDAIESLRPLPPTPEVDHLLGALHAQIGDPATALEHLRRAASRLPPAQAVWTWLAAVDIKRFTNADEDYRRIEALTNAPMPDACQSAAHYALGKALLDQGDTEKAYAHYAKGAAIMARLEPDDGRAQSRFVDALIAGFDDALLGRLKASTCDSRRPIFVLGPPRSGTTLVEQILTSHSAVSGGAELSLFTVAAMALPDFSPAAVERHDRRGDPDPWGEIGRDYLHLLEQRFGATGRVVDKTLNHGRILGLLAQALPAARFIWLDRDIGDVAWSCFRTRFATGMAWTWSLESIGRYLGDEALLRRHWASILGDRLLILRYEDLVSDPGNHTRALLAHAGLSEEPAVFTPHLQQRAVQTASVSQVRQPIHRNAVGSAKALPGQLDAMYAAYERRLSGA, encoded by the coding sequence ATGGCCGCCTTCGAGGGGCGGCAGCGCCGGGACACAGCGGCGGCGCTGCGGCGTCTCGTCGAAAGCGGGGCGCCGCTGGGGCCTCGCTGGCCTGCCCTGGCGCGCCTTGGCATGGCCATCGGCGAGGCTCAACTCGCCATCGCCGCGTCCGACGCCTGGGCGCGTCTTGAGCCGGCGGATCTGTCACGGCGCGTCACTCACGCGGCCCTTCTGGCCCAGCTCGGCAAGGTCGAGGACGCGATCGAAAGCTTGCGCCCCCTGCCCCCTACCCCAGAGGTGGATCACCTCCTCGGCGCCCTCCACGCCCAGATCGGCGATCCGGCGACCGCCCTCGAACACCTCCGGCGCGCGGCGTCGCGACTGCCCCCGGCTCAAGCCGTGTGGACGTGGCTGGCGGCCGTCGACATCAAGCGGTTCACCAACGCGGATGAGGACTACCGCCGGATCGAGGCGCTGACGAACGCGCCGATGCCGGACGCTTGCCAGAGCGCCGCGCACTACGCGCTGGGCAAGGCCTTGCTCGATCAGGGCGACACCGAGAAGGCCTATGCACACTACGCCAAGGGCGCGGCGATCATGGCGCGGTTGGAGCCCGATGACGGTCGCGCGCAGTCGCGGTTCGTCGATGCGCTGATCGCCGGGTTCGACGACGCGCTTCTTGGCCGGCTGAAGGCCTCGACCTGCGACAGCCGCCGACCGATCTTCGTCCTGGGTCCGCCGCGCTCAGGGACGACCTTGGTCGAGCAGATCCTCACGAGCCATTCTGCGGTGTCGGGCGGCGCGGAACTCAGCCTTTTCACCGTCGCCGCCATGGCGCTGCCGGACTTCTCGCCCGCAGCGGTCGAACGCCACGATAGACGCGGCGATCCAGATCCTTGGGGCGAGATCGGCCGCGACTATCTGCACCTGCTTGAGCAGCGCTTTGGCGCGACGGGGCGAGTGGTCGACAAGACGCTGAACCACGGCCGAATCCTGGGCCTGCTGGCCCAGGCCCTGCCCGCCGCCCGGTTCATCTGGCTTGACCGGGATATCGGCGACGTCGCCTGGTCGTGCTTCAGAACCCGGTTCGCGACCGGCATGGCGTGGACCTGGTCTCTTGAGTCGATCGGTCGCTATCTGGGCGACGAAGCGCTGCTGCGCCGCCACTGGGCGTCAATCCTCGGCGATCGTCTCTTGATCCTGCGCTACGAGGATCTGGTCAGCGATCCAGGGAACCACACTCGGGCGCTGCTGGCCCATGCAGGCCTATCCGAGGAGCCGGCGGTGTTCACGCCGCACCTGCAACAGCGCGCGGTCCAAACCGCCAGCGTGAGCCAGGTCCGGCAACCCATCCACCGGAATGCCGTAGGCTCCGCCAAGGCGCTGCCCGGGCAGTTGGACGCCATGTACGCCGCCTATGAGCGTCGGCTGTCCGGCGCCTGA